Proteins encoded by one window of Cyprinus carpio isolate SPL01 chromosome B6, ASM1834038v1, whole genome shotgun sequence:
- the LOC109052874 gene encoding SOSS complex subunit B2-like codes for MGKRIKRKCRVSKTKDGHEVRSCKVADKTGSITISVWDEVGSLIQTGDIIRLNRGYASLFKGCLTLYIGRTGDLQKIGEFCMIFSEVPNFSEPNPEVLAKINQINNTHVKTEAHGSTPSIPTPGPQGGPTANGSAVFSPSPVPREPSFGAGGRHLNRNHWNSGSAASVRDGEQRSKPKVTITNGRDPRRALKR; via the exons ATGGGCAAACGCATCAAACGAAAAT GTCGAGTGTCAAAGACAAAGGATGGACATGAAGTGCGTTCATGTAAAGTAGCTGACAAGACCGGAAGTATTACAATATCAGTGTGGGACGAGGTGGGCAGCCTGATACAAACAGGAGACATCATTCGACTCAATCGAGG atATGCATCTCTCTTCAAAGGCTGTCTAACACTGTATATTGGAAGAACAGGGGACCTTCAGAAGATCGGA GAGTTCTGTATGATTTTCTCAGAAGTGCCAAATTTCAGTGAGCCCAACCCAGAGGTGCTGGCAAAAATCAACCAAATCAACAACACCCAC GTAAAAACAGAAGCTCATGGCAGCACTCCTAGTATACCGACTCCAGGGCCACAGGGAGGACCTACAG CAAACGGCTCTGCTGTGTTTTCCCCTTCTCCTGTCCCCCGAGAGCCCTCCTTTGGTGCAGGTGGACGTCATTTGAACCGCAATCATTGGAACAGTGGTAGTGCTGCTTCAGTTCGAGATGGAGAACAGAGATCAAAACCCAAGGTCACCATCACTAATGGACGGGATCCTCGCCGAGCCCTGAAGAGATGA